Genomic window (Zingiber officinale cultivar Zhangliang chromosome 2B, Zo_v1.1, whole genome shotgun sequence):
CCGTTCTCTCTCGAACCTGAGAATGATGCAAATGTAATTATTAGAAGTGCATTGGGAGAGGACGTGTTCCTTGTTAGTAGCTAAGAGAAAAATACTGCATTAACAAGGAAAACATTTGGGAAGCAAAGTTGCTATTAACTTATCCAACTGCAGTTGCATTTGTGATAGCAAAAAATTCTGTCAATGGTGTCTGGAACTTCAATTAGCAAGGTCATACACATTGAGTTTGCACATAAAATATAATGTTCAGTTGAATTCTATCAGCCAAGTCAActcataaataaaaataataataataaatggcaATGCAATTCTGAGAGATGTCTACATTACAGAATATGAAGCACAGGGCAGGCATGAAAGGATACAAAATGAACAGACGAGAGAGTTTACCATTCAGAGACACAGTCCTCACAGAAAATGTGTTTACATTGAAGTGAGATAGGAGCATGCATTTTCTCTTGGCAAATGGTGCAAAGATCACCAGCTGCAACTACCTGCATCAATTCCATGACATgagaatatatcaaaattttcattGTCTTCAGATCACAATGAAATTCTTATGTGACTTTATAGTTAATAATTCAAGTATTTAAGGATAGACACAAATGCAAATTTTTTAACAAACTGATGTCTCAGCGACAGGATGTAATTTATGGTTAAAGCACTAACCAAACTAGATATGGTCGTCTATGGCAGTTCAATGTTGTTTCAGTATATAACAGAAGTGCCTTAATTATTTTCTTGCTTGCAGGGTGGTTCTCATCCACTTCCCCTTTCTATTTAATGAAACTGGATTGCCCAAAATTGCTTAATGAGTTGTGTGAAAGGGTGTAAACGAGTTGAGccgctcgcgagctattcggGTCTCTGTTTGAACAAAAGTTCAATTAAGTTAACAAGCCGAGCTCGAACCTGATTTCAAGTTCGAAAACAatatcgagccaagctcgagcttaaTAATATTTGGTTCGTGAGCTCGCAAACATGTTCGTTTAGAGGCTTGCGAACATGTCCGTTAAGAGGctcgtttatatatatatatatatatatatatatatatatatcttaataATTATAATAACTAAATATCTTAAACGTACTCGAATCAAGCTCGTTTAACTTTTAAACGAGTTATTTTCAAACCGAGTTCGAGCCATTTGCGAGCTATTTAATTTCATTACAAACCGAGCTCAAGCTTAAGAATTAAAGCTTGAATCAAACTCGAGCCAAGCTTGAGCCTCTTGCTATTCGGCTCGGCacgactcgattacacccctatttGTGTCATATTCTTATGCCCTAAAAAAGGAACGGCTTAAAACTCAGTATTCCAACTGGTAAAGGAAATGGAGTTCATGATTTTCCAATAAATTATCAACAAGTTATTAATCAATGTCTCTAATGAGGCACATGCAAAAAAAACCATTATCAGTATCCAATTCTTGCCTTTTTTTTCCATCTCATTTTTCACTTTGTTACTTTTCCTGTTTGATTTCCATCCTCTCTTGTTTTCTACTCTGAACAGAATGCAGCAGTAGCACTATAAATTCAACTCGATGGCAAGTTACCTAGGGTCCCGACTATTTGGGGCTTCGTACCTCAATCGAGTTGTATGGGTAAAGGAGCTAAGCATTCAAGAAAATATCACTTAAACCAGGGTAAAACTGATCAAATATCTAATATATAGCAAAGCATTTGGCAAAGAATGCCCCACAAGAACACACACCAATCAGAATCAGATTATAATAGGTTTTCATATAGTACAAATACTAAAATTTTACCTGCTCTGTAGTTGCATAAGAACCATAATATATTTTTTGTGATAGGGCTTTCAATGCAGCAAAAAATGATTGAATCTGCAAAAAGAGAATAAACAATATGGTATTGTTTCTAAACAAAAGTGAAGAGTAATTGTTGGATTTATAAAAAAGTACCAAATTCAGCAGACGAGATACTAATTTCATAAAAGAAGAACAACATACTTTCTCAATGACTGAAGTCAACTTGAAAGTCAGGTATAGCCCTGTAGTGAGGGATGAGAACAGGCTCCCATATTCCTTGTTCAGGAAGAACCGGTACCAAACAGGTGTTGGCAAGAGAGAGCGGTATAGTAGCAGGAAGTATTCAACAAGCGTTAACAATTTCCcctgaaaagaaataaagaaacaaTTAATGTTGTGCTTCACCTAAAGCTGATGTGCATCTTGAGCTAAATACATCTACGACGTTACTTAATCACCAAATACTGTATCAAGCTTAGCAATTTCACATAATTACAAACTTGGATTGAATATTCATGTACAACTATTAGATTATCAAATATATTCCTATGTATGCATAGAAAGGAGATCATACAAGAGGTAACTAATAACAAGCCTTGGCATATTTATAGTCTCATGTTGTGGATGACTATCTCAAGGCCAAAGTATGCTTTTCCACACCAATACTTTATATGTTCAGATGATAACTCAACATGATCCTCACAGTTTGTGTTAAAGGTACTAACGAGATTTGTTACTACAGATACTTCCAGTAATGACGCAGAGAATGGCACTAGTACACCTAAGAAGACTTGCAGAGAGGATACTAGTATTCAGAAGTTGGAACTAAGTTCGAAGTCAATAAGAAAGACAACTTTATTCAACTTTGTTTCCAAATTCACAATAAATGATATAAAGATCCATACGAAGTGGAACAGTCAAACCACACTTCAAGTTACAAAGCAGCTCTACTTTGAACACCATTCAAATAATAACAGTTAATACCATTAATATTCTTCTAGAGATTATTTGTCACTTGTTAGCATGGTATCTTATCTAAATATGTACAAGCTACTTGAAGAAAAATTATAGACATATTTAAGAAGAACAATTTCAAACGAAACATGCTGGATTACCTGCTTTCGATAGTTATGCCCTCTACTATTTTTGTAGCAGATCAACAGCAAACACTTAAGAACCATGGCTACCTGACGCATTAAAATATCTGAAATGTGTGCAACAGGTCAAGATAAGCTATCACTCCAGGTGATAATTTAAAGCAAATGTTCACTACCCAATAGATCTCTGAAACTTAACAAGAAATCAGTAAAGGAATAATTAAATCTTGAAAAATACCAAtgaataaaaatcaaaatttaaaaaattgattgcccttaatttttttttcatagtgAATGCATGTATTCCTAGGCATTAAGGTTCTCTTTAATAATGAAAAGTATAAAAGTTGAGAGAAAATATGTTTGCAATTTGTAATTATAACAAAAACACTTTATATGTAAGACTCCTAGAACACCTACTAACTAAATACCGCATCAGGAACTAAACCAATAACCATATaactataatttttataattctaactcaaataaaaaagTTACAAATCTCTAGTATTTTTATTtacataaaatagaaaatatCTCGTGGgggcaaaaagaaaaagaacttgAGATATTTGACAAAGAAAAAGAACTAAGATATTTGACAAAGAAGAGGATAACACAACACTAATACAACAATTGAGGAACTCTGCTGATGTAATGCCTTAGATTGATCTTCAAAAAGTTGAAGGCTTGCCGAAATTATGATTTCATCTAATTTTCACGTGGATACAATTTTCTATGGTACAATCTACTCTCATACCTCTCTAAAGTTTCAATAAGATTTTGATGTTAGCGAAGATGGAGGGACAATAGAAAAAGGAGAGAGATTAAGATTCCAATATCTACTCTTATGGTGAGGTAGTTGAGAGAAAAAGATATTGCAAGTGAGATTAAGACTAAATAATCTTTACAAATGCATCTAATAGGGAGTGATAAAAGCATTGTGGGCATAAGTGAGATTAAGGTTTTAACATTGTCTAAGAGGGAATAAATATTGGAAACAGGCTGAGTTTGGTCAATTTTCTCCAGAAGTAACAAAGACACTATAAatcatatatacaaaatgaaCTAAAGATGAACATTTATGGTGAAAGTCAAATCATGAGTTTGTTGTACTTACTTGAAGCAAAGAACTTTATTTTTTTCAGGTATTTGTATTTTTAATCGAGCCGATATTGATTTGATTCTTTTTTTTCCTAGTTTTCGCTAATTGTTTAAGTGGGCCTCTTCTTTTAAGGGCACAACTGGAACACTAGCCTTAAgactaaactttttttttttttttttcatatttcccTAGTGGGATTGGGCTACTAAGCCTAAACTTTAGATCAAGTTTGGGCCTGTTTGATAGCTGCGTACCAAGGTGCTAATACAAAGACATGGAGAGAAGGGGGCATAGCAAGGAGCATAGGGCACTCCGTCACATCAAACTCTCAACTTCCACCTAAGACATTTGGAAGAAAACCTCAAACCTTGTTTAACCCACTAAAATACTATGACACCAAGTTGAGAGGAAAACTTGTGTATGGTGGTGTTGTATTGGGTATTAAGAGATAACAATAACACCATATATGCAAGGCTCAAATATAACACCCAATAACTATATAATGGATGTTCAACTTAAATCATAACCATGTAACTATCAGTTACAACAACTCTGACAAAAACAAATACAATATTGAGATAGATTTGCATGACTAAAGAAACTGGTACAGTGGAAGCAAGTTAATGTATATGGCATCTTAAAAAAAGTTTACATTGTTGAAAAGTAGAAAATTTGATCAGAGTAAATTAGTCTATTATGTAACAAGGATGAAGTTTCATCCAATTCATAACACTAGGAACATAGAAATCAGTGTTGCATATACCATTGACCACGATGATAAAGATGGCGTGCCAAAATGGTGGTATCTCTCTCGGGGGTAGCATGATCAGTGGGTACAGAAGATCATCATTCCTGTACCACCAGTATACTCCGAATATATGAATTATGAAGATGAAGGTAATCCCAAAAAGAACATATATTTTTCTCTCACCCTGCACAAACCAAAATCAGAACATCTAGTTCATTGCAGAAAATTCTTCATATGAAAAAAATCCAGATATAAGCAATATACTCAAAAAGTGAAACTTGACAAAAGATTTTCATTATATCCAATGTTCAATTCTCCCTTAGTTAGGCTTCCTAATTATCATCTATATTCCAAAATTACTGGAGGCAACCAAACATTCCAAGTACCAATATAGATCTAGAAACAAAGCTTGGATAAATACGCACTTTAATTTTCTCATGGAACACTATTAATCTATTATCTATCATTAATTTGCATGTGGCCACAGTAGATTGTTAGTTCAAAGAGCGTCATAACAGTGGGATCAGGTATATATACCTTTAAAGCAGTCTGTTTTCTCAGAATATCATTAGACTTGAACATCACTGCAGCAATCCAAATAGTTACGAAGAAACCTGTCAGGTTGCACAAAGGTAAAATATCGTATAGGAGAAAAACATAAAATATATGGTCTTTTCAGTCAGTCTAACAGACATGACAAGCCTATTTGAAGAAGGTTTATTTTATAAGGATTTGATACTACGGTAATAGATTACTACAGTTCACAGCTTGTAAATATTGGACACATACTCCGATAAAAGATGACGTTGTAGAACACTCCGAGTGAGCAGGTAACTTGCTGAATGGAAAATCGATGAGCAAGAAGGCATCATCTTGTGTACCCAAACTATCATACGCTTTGTCCAAATACATCAGCTTAAGGCATGGAGTGTTGATATTTGATAGGGATGATAAATCAACTCAatgaaacaaacaaaaaagacAGAGAATGATCGAAATTACTATCACTCCTGATATAATCCAAAGAATCCCCTGGAAACCAATCAATACTATCACATAAGCATAACCGCATGGCACCTCTTTCacaagttttattaaattttagaaGATAGCACGTGAGCTTATGAAATGAATCAGCTCATGCAGAGATTGAACTCATGGACATCACAGTggagaaaaaaaaattggaagaACGGATGTTGATACTTGATAGTCATACCTTGCAAGTGCTGTCTGATGAAAACCACCAAGAGCAATAGCGAGAATGGTAGTATCTGTTCGATCCACCTTGCTATTTGCTGTATATCATATCTCTGATACACAGAGTCTCTACTAGTGCCTCCAGTGGCGTTCGCCTCTCCATCCACACTCCTACCACCGGCGGACGAGAACGACGCCGGCGATGAAGATGCTGATGAAGCCGACTCACCAACTTCATCGCCACTCCCTTCACCTCCTACTTGTCTTCCCGGTGAGGAAGAAATGGACTCAATGGGAGAACCAGGCCCACCGGAACCCCCGTCTGTCCCAGTTCCCGCAGCAGGAGGCAGCGGCACGCTCGTCCCCGCCCGCAGACTCTCCTGATCTCCCGCTCCAATGATTCGAATCGCCACCTCACCCTCGCTGCCGATAGATGCCGCAGGCACACCGGTGGTCCGTCCGGAATCACGGCCTATCAACGCGGACGCCTCCGAGCTCGCCTCCTCCGCATGACCCGCCGTCGTGCGCAAAATCCCCAAGTGCTCCAACGCATCCGAAAGCCGCGCGCGGATGAAATTGGAGGGAGTGAGCTGTAGACTGTACCTCCTCGACGAGCTGTCGCTGGGAGAAGCGGACCGGCTACGTTGGGATCCCAAACTTCCGCCGGAGGACTCCATCGGCGATCAAATTGGAGCAGTAAAACCTCAAAACAAAACTTCGATGACTGAGTCTGATCGACGGCAAGAGGGTGAAAGAGAAACCTTCAACGATCTCGATCGAGATCGAAGGAGGAAGACGATGGTAGATGATCTTTCAAACGTAGAAGATGCGTGAGGATCGGGTCTCAGCAGGTGACATCTccctttttttattctttttcttccaaTTTACACGAACATTTCGACAACGAGGTACGAATTTAGGTACGAGAAGTTACAGTCTGAGAGAGCGTcggcagattttttttttttattgcctTGCCTCATTTAACCGAATATTTCGTTAATAGAGAAAATTACATTTTACCCCTTGTAGTTTTCAAATATCGTCCCTTTGCTCTCTCCTattgttttaaaagaaattttatatagttttttggaaaaaaaaacattctacccgataaatatttttaaaaatgaccCTATAATTTTTATAATCAAATTAGAAATGAAGAAATATTTTTATTCTGTTATACATTCTAGTCACATGGATTCAATGCAGAGACTTTAAGACACGTGTTTATCTATCAGAGTGGGCAatggataaataaaataaatatgtatagaaaaaaatataaatggaAAGAAATCTTTTTCTCTGCctgtttatttatctttgattGAAAAAAGTTAATATATGCgtgtaattttttataattaaaaaggatatatatatcatttttggGTATATGACATAATTTTATGAGTTAGAAATGgtacatttattatttttttggtaTATATAGTGCAATTTTATCGATGGAAATGGATACATACGTCTTGTTTTCCATCCGCGactttcaatttaattttgaggtgatcgattttAGCTCCAAAATTATCCGTTGATGGATTATGTTTCTCTTCCTTCTTAAAAGTTTAATGAAGTAAATGACATAAATATTTTTACCGTGGAAACTTTTTCTTAGTTTTGTTTTTCATTCTCCCAAGTAAACAGAGCATCTGTTTATCTAAAGGAGGAGACAATGAATGGATGAAATAAATCTAGGAGCATGAGAAGATAATGGAAAGGGAAATAAATCTCTTCCTCTACATGCTTATTTACCTTGGTCCTTGTCCCCGGGGCCATGGTGCCGtagtaggacatccaggttgtttCACAGGCACCCGCGGTTCAAATCCCAGCTACgacgtatttgtaggaatttttcctccaaatggggggcgtaatcaaaggatgctgggcttctgcATTGGTCaccgcgtgcgcttcccgatttaccctggtggccggtggaaacttccgtgggaccggGCCGATCACCCCAGAGATAGTCATTGAGGctaactgagattatcattttttttttgtttacctTGGTCCTTGATTGAGGAAGGTGGGTACATGCTGTAACTGAAAAATGATAGATGTGTCATTTTTTTATATGCAGTGTAATTTTGTAAATGAAAGaatacatgcgtcatttttttttatccGTTGTTTTTTgtctgattttaaaatgattgatTTTAACTCCCAAATTATCTACTGATAAATTGTATTTCTCTTCCCTCTTAAAATTTTAGCATAGTAAAGGATAACAAACTTTTTCAttactaaaattttttttagttttacttTTCATTCTCCCAAATAAATAGAACAATAAATTTTTCATTCAAAACTTAAAACTTGTAAGTAATACGTCAATCGAGTTTGAACTACTATAAAAGTTGGGCTTATGGACTATCAAACTATTTGCACTTTCGGATTTATCTGAAGAACGCATTAAAGGAGAGGGTCATCCACCTATAAGATTAGTCGAGTTACTAAGTATGGATAGTTCGAATCTTCTATCCCGAAATTTCTTTGTTCTCGTGTCGCCTtgtcgatcggacggaccagattacatctcaatgatgtcttgcacatcacgaggatactgcacacatcttaagaATGTCATGATACCTTAAAATATAATTTGATTCATTCGATCGACAGGAAATATGGGGACAGAAAAATTTGAGGAGAGAGGATTCGAACTGCAATTATCAAAGGAAAAAAAGGGACTTTCAAAGCTAAATTAATAAGAAAAAacttcatattttttaaaatagagttggtcttaaaattcatttttaaaaaatagaatatcATAAAGAGTTTGGTGGGGTCAAGAAAGAGATAAAGGAAGGAATGAATGAATGAAAAGACAAATAGCATCATTTTTGCGGTTGCATGAAGCAAAGCAAGCCATCACATTGCAAGCTTGGAAGACATCTTTCTCGCCATCATTTGCTTGATTCTGTTGTTTtgccttctttttttttaatgtttatgcTCTTCTTGATAAATTATCTAGTTTGTCATATTATGATCGATTGAATAACTTGTTATTTATTCAAAGAGAAACTTATAAAGTAGatatcaaataattggctctccAATATTTTATTCATAATTAAGGGTTAAGTACTGAAAATAAATAGACACATCAACTAGTCGAATATGAAATGGAGGCGttcaattaaaattgaattagatTTAAATCTAACGATAGGTAGAGAAATAAGAATTACTttaattcaaattgaaatttatttgaaattgatttgattaAATTATAATCGAGTTTAAATCAATTCGAttgatttaaaatgaattaaaatatttttaaaaactttagtttttttatattttccttctcttttcttcctatgTAACAGTCATCCCACCGCGCAGCcatccattttctttttccatccttcctcttcttccccatttcttctccctttctcttctccaacggCAACAAGCAGAGCAGCAGTCCTCCCCTTTTCTatcttgttttagttttgtttacaTGGCGAGAACAAGTCGGTTTTGCCTTTTCTTGCTTTTTTGCGTCATTGTCGAGTCCGTTGGGAGACTGTTAAGCGAGCAACCCTTTTTCCCTTTTGTCCAACCATCATAAGGAGGTAGTTTAACAAACTACCTAACTAATTTAGAGGTGATCAATTAGgctctataaaattttcttatCGACCACTTGATAAATCAAAAAGTACTTATAGCTGACAGTTAATCATTCATTAAACaaaatttattcattaatttaCAGAGCCGTAACTTACATGAGGTCAGAGCGGCAATCGCCTCAGGGCCCAGCCCAATGAATGactcatttttttaattatattgaaAAAAATGAGAGACATGGATCCTAAATGGCCATTAAAACTATTCTCACGACTCCGAGGTACACATCGACGCACGCTCTTCTTTGCATGCGATTTCTTCTCAGATGTTCTTTCTACCAAGGCACGGATCCACGAAACAAGAGTTAATCATAATCTTCTTCTTCGACCATCTTCTTTGTCTTGCAACACTTGGCACTAATTGTAACCTACTCGTGCAACAAGGATCGTTTGTGCGACCTAATTGCGTCGATTCTCGCAGTGGCTATCTCACTCGACGCGGGCTGGCGATTGACCTTTGCTCGCGTGATCTAATTGAGTAGCACAGGGTTGTCGCACGCTACCTCAGTCGCTTGTGCGAATTTGCGACCTAATTACATGGTGGTTACTACTTGTCGTCTTGCTACTACCTGCAGCCACCGCATTGGTCTCAGTGTTACAGGATATACTAACTGGACTATCAATGTTATCGATTGAAAAGAAATAGTTCAACGAgtagtgtttatataattattttaaatatttattaactttttattgatgtaatatatttacttttagtttatttatatatttagtatatgttatttgtaaattgaactttattattatttactGTAATAAAAGAGTATTTTTTTTAGTATGTGCTTCAGGTCCCGTTGAATAAAATAATTCGTTGAAACTATAATTCAATCCTTAGATGTATGAAAAATTGAGAAAGTGTTTTATCACTGTATCGTTGCCTCGAGCCCAACAAAAGAAACAATTGTTTAGTCAATTGGAGGAAACTATATGGTATATATTTATGTTAATAGATTGgttaataaataattatttgatTGTAATAGTCAATATGGTAATAGTTCAACACGGATCCTTTGGACCCGTGCTCCCCTATTCCCCCAGACCACAAAACTCGTATAAAAAGATGAATCACGTGTAAATGCAGAAACACGACGGAGACCTAACCTCATCTCTCGCAATCTGACACCTCCACCGACATACCTGAGAGTGGTGCGTCGTGTCCTCTCGCGCTCCTCCTGTGACCTCCCTAAGCAAAACCCAGAGATCCGCCGGCGACGACCCAGTTCTCGCACCACGCAAAAAACGCAGAAATGCGACGGAGCCCTAACCTCACCTCTCACGATCCGACACCTCCACCGGCATCCCTGAGAGCGATGCGTTGTGTCCTCTCACGCTCCTCCTTTGACCTCCCTAAGCAAAACCCAGCGATTCGCCGACGATGACCTAGTTCTCCTACTCCTCTGAGCCCTCGCCTTGTCTCAAAATCCTTGACCTCTGCCGTCGTTAGGGCTAATTTGCGGTACTATTTCACCCTAATTTCATTCTCAGATTTGTGAGTCTATAGTTTCATATTGAAGTTCTAGCTTATTGTCTTCTGCTTCAAGGTTAACTCAAATATCAGGTTTTGGTACTTCCGTTGTTAACTTTGGGTAAACAACCTCCCTTGTCAACGTAATCTTAAGAACTTAGATATCAAGTTTTGGTACTTCTGTCCCGTTAGCATAAAATGAATTTGTTGAACTATCAATCAAATTTATGTGACTTGAGTTTACAAACAAGCAGATTTAATGGACAACATTCATCAAGTAATTCATGTAGGGATTCATCAACCGATGCTTGAGAGTTCAACAAA
Coding sequences:
- the LOC122044998 gene encoding RING finger and transmembrane domain-containing protein 2-like, producing MESSGGSLGSQRSRSASPSDSSSRRYSLQLTPSNFIRARLSDALEHLGILRTTAGHAEEASSEASALIGRDSGRTTGVPAASIGSEGEVAIRIIGAGDQESLRAGTSVPLPPAAGTGTDGGSGGPGSPIESISSSPGRQVGGEGSGDEVGESASSASSSPASFSSAGGRSVDGEANATGGTSRDSVYQRYDIQQIARWIEQILPFSLLLLVVFIRQHLQGFFVTIWIAAVMFKSNDILRKQTALKGERKIYVLFGITFIFIIHIFGVYWWYRNDDLLYPLIMLPPREIPPFWHAIFIIVVNDILMRQVAMVLKCLLLICYKNSRGHNYRKQGKLLTLVEYFLLLYRSLLPTPVWYRFFLNKEYGSLFSSLTTGLYLTFKLTSVIEKIQSFFAALKALSQKIYYGSYATTEQVVAAGDLCTICQEKMHAPISLQCKHIFCEDCVSEWFERERTCPLCRALVKTADLRSFADGSTSLFFQLF